The Micromonospora krabiensis genome window below encodes:
- a CDS encoding glycerophosphodiester phosphodiesterase family protein, which yields MRTVRRIAVAALAATTVTTGLAAPAGATPRPDRTFDLQAHRGGLGLRVENTLASFGNALQLGVSTLELDVQITEDGQAVVTHDRKISGAKCTDTAPVTTGDPEFPYVGKYVNTLTLAQVRTLDCGSKTLADKPGQLAVPGAKMPLLREVFALVKRYRADDVKLNVETKVEAGAPTETAPREQFVQVTAAEIRAAGLLKQVTVQSFDWGALMRMRQVEPRLPLVALTNYDFLQTGQPGASPWLGGLDIDTFGGDPIKAIRSFGADAFSPVHGFPQNGKVTDPDYKPYVTRDMVTHAHRNGIKVIPWTVDDVPTMAKLIDDGVDGIITDYPDRLRGLLAERGYRLPKGHTSPFDIQAHRGGRANLPENTLPAFSNALANKAISTLELDTGVTRDGKLVVLHDRAINGSHCVDTAPARPGDRQFPYVGKLVHDLTLAQIKTIDCGTKTLPELPNQVPAPGARIPTLDEVFALVKASGRSDVRMNIETKLSPLVDDTEPYRSFTRKLVTAIERAGFVDRATIQSFDWRTITYARELNKRIETVALVWQYGPAECAGLADECSLQAVYGDPKVKSPWTGGLDWWKYRDLGKLTKAAGAGTVSANWQVHDPAQGTVASSDWYLRENPAYFHGPDVRTLQGRYGLKVIPYTVDDAGIMQRVIDLGVDGIITDDPELLIGVAVRNGLR from the coding sequence GGGTGAGCACCCTCGAACTGGACGTGCAGATCACCGAGGACGGGCAGGCCGTCGTCACCCACGACCGCAAGATCAGTGGCGCGAAGTGCACCGACACTGCCCCGGTGACCACCGGTGACCCGGAGTTCCCCTACGTCGGCAAGTACGTCAACACACTCACCCTGGCCCAGGTGCGCACGCTGGACTGCGGCTCGAAGACGCTGGCCGACAAGCCCGGCCAGCTCGCCGTGCCCGGCGCGAAGATGCCGCTGCTGCGCGAGGTCTTCGCGCTGGTGAAGCGCTACCGGGCCGACGACGTGAAGCTCAACGTGGAGACCAAGGTCGAGGCGGGCGCCCCGACCGAGACCGCGCCGCGCGAGCAGTTCGTGCAGGTCACCGCGGCCGAGATCCGCGCGGCCGGGCTGCTCAAGCAGGTGACCGTCCAGAGCTTCGACTGGGGCGCGCTCATGCGGATGCGCCAGGTCGAGCCGCGCCTGCCCCTGGTCGCCCTGACCAACTACGACTTCCTGCAGACCGGGCAGCCGGGCGCGTCGCCGTGGCTGGGCGGGCTGGACATCGACACCTTCGGGGGCGACCCGATCAAGGCCATCCGCAGCTTCGGCGCGGACGCGTTCTCGCCGGTGCACGGCTTCCCGCAGAACGGCAAGGTCACCGACCCGGACTACAAGCCGTACGTGACGCGCGACATGGTCACGCACGCGCACCGCAACGGCATCAAGGTGATCCCGTGGACGGTGGACGACGTGCCGACCATGGCGAAGCTGATCGACGACGGCGTGGACGGCATCATCACCGACTACCCGGACCGGCTGCGCGGCCTGCTGGCAGAGCGCGGCTACCGGCTTCCGAAGGGCCACACCTCGCCCTTCGACATCCAGGCCCACCGCGGTGGCCGGGCGAACCTCCCGGAGAACACCCTGCCGGCGTTCAGCAACGCCCTGGCCAACAAGGCCATCTCCACGCTGGAGCTGGACACCGGCGTGACCCGCGACGGCAAGCTCGTGGTGCTGCACGACCGGGCCATCAACGGATCGCACTGCGTCGACACCGCCCCCGCCCGCCCCGGTGACCGCCAGTTCCCGTACGTGGGCAAGCTGGTCCACGACCTGACCCTCGCGCAGATCAAGACCATCGACTGCGGCACGAAGACCCTGCCCGAGCTGCCGAACCAGGTGCCCGCCCCGGGTGCCCGGATCCCCACCCTCGACGAGGTCTTCGCGCTGGTGAAGGCGAGCGGCCGCAGCGACGTCCGGATGAACATCGAGACGAAGCTCAGCCCGCTGGTGGACGACACCGAGCCGTACCGCAGCTTCACCCGCAAGCTCGTCACCGCGATCGAGCGGGCCGGTTTCGTCGACCGCGCGACCATCCAGTCGTTCGACTGGCGGACCATCACCTACGCCCGCGAGCTGAACAAGCGGATCGAGACCGTCGCCCTGGTCTGGCAGTACGGCCCGGCCGAGTGCGCCGGCCTCGCCGACGAGTGCTCGCTCCAGGCCGTCTACGGCGACCCGAAGGTGAAGAGCCCGTGGACCGGCGGGCTGGACTGGTGGAAGTACCGCGACCTGGGCAAGCTGACCAAGGCGGCGGGCGCCGGCACGGTGTCGGCGAACTGGCAGGTGCACGACCCGGCGCAGGGCACGGTCGCCTCGTCCGACTGGTACCTGCGGGAGAACCCGGCGTACTTCCACGGACCGGACGTCCGCACCCTCCAGGGCCGGTACGGGCTGAAGGTGATCCCGTACACCGTCGACGACGCCGGGATCATGCAGCGCGTCATCGACCTCGGGGTGGACGGCATCATCACCGACGACCCGGAGCTGCTGATCGGCGTGGCCGTCCGCAACGGCCTGCGCTGA
- a CDS encoding beta-galactosidase, which translates to MRRWQSDRILFGGDYNPEQWPEEVWAEDVELMRRAGVNLVSVGIFSWALLEPAPGRYEFGWLDRVLDLLHDGGIDVDLATATASPPPWLARAHPETLPRRADGTVLWPGGRQAYCPSSPIFRERSLALVEAVAGRYADHPAVVLWHVSNELGCHNAHCYCDVSAEAFRAWLRDRYGDLDGLNAAWGTAFWSQRYGDWAEINPPRTAPTFANPTQQLDFLRFSSDEQRAQLRAERDVLHRMVRQPVTTNFMIGTGVKYLDYHSWVDDVDLVANDHYLTAADPRAHVGLALSADHTRGVARGEPWLLMEHSTSAVNWQPRNVAKTPGQLRRNSLAHVARGADGVLFFQWRASRAGAEKFHSALVPHAGPDTKVYREVCRLGADLAALAEVRGSRVDAQVAILFDYEAWWGVELDSHPSVDVTYLDRLRALYDSLWRAGVTADVVHPSTDLTGYRLVLAPTLYLVRDADAAALRRFVEAGGSALVTYFSGIVDEHDHVRLGGYPGAFRELLGVRTEEFFPLREGERVRLDDGATADVWTEWLHADGAEVLAAYADGPLPGVAAVTRHAVGEGAAWYVGTRLDEPATDALVARLLAESGVRPVTTAPPGVEVVRRRDGDRSWLFVLNHTGDEARLAVAGVELLTGATCEGELVVPAGEVAVVREDITVGG; encoded by the coding sequence ATGCGACGCTGGCAGAGCGACCGGATCCTCTTCGGCGGTGACTACAACCCGGAGCAGTGGCCCGAGGAGGTCTGGGCCGAGGACGTCGAGCTGATGCGCCGGGCCGGGGTCAACCTGGTGTCGGTCGGGATCTTCTCCTGGGCGCTGCTGGAGCCGGCCCCCGGCCGGTACGAGTTCGGCTGGCTCGACCGAGTGCTCGACCTGCTGCACGACGGCGGCATCGACGTCGACCTGGCCACCGCCACTGCGAGCCCGCCACCGTGGCTGGCCCGGGCGCATCCCGAGACGCTGCCCCGCCGGGCCGACGGCACCGTGCTCTGGCCCGGCGGCCGGCAGGCCTACTGCCCCAGCTCGCCGATCTTCCGGGAGCGGTCCCTCGCCCTGGTCGAGGCGGTCGCCGGCCGGTACGCCGACCACCCGGCGGTGGTGCTGTGGCACGTCTCCAACGAGCTGGGCTGTCACAACGCGCACTGCTACTGCGACGTGAGCGCCGAGGCGTTCCGGGCCTGGCTGCGCGACCGCTACGGTGACCTGGACGGGCTCAACGCCGCGTGGGGCACCGCGTTCTGGAGCCAGCGGTACGGCGACTGGGCCGAGATCAACCCGCCGCGCACCGCGCCGACCTTCGCCAACCCCACCCAGCAGCTCGACTTCCTGCGCTTCTCCTCCGACGAGCAGCGGGCGCAGCTGCGCGCCGAGCGTGACGTCCTGCACCGGATGGTCCGTCAGCCGGTCACCACGAACTTCATGATCGGCACGGGCGTCAAGTACCTCGACTACCACTCGTGGGTCGACGACGTGGACCTCGTCGCCAACGACCACTACCTGACCGCGGCCGACCCTCGGGCGCACGTGGGGCTGGCGCTGTCGGCCGACCACACCCGAGGTGTCGCGCGCGGCGAGCCGTGGCTGCTGATGGAGCACTCCACGAGCGCGGTCAACTGGCAGCCGCGCAACGTCGCCAAGACCCCGGGTCAGCTGCGCCGCAACAGCCTCGCGCACGTGGCCCGCGGCGCCGACGGCGTGCTCTTCTTCCAGTGGCGGGCCTCGCGGGCCGGTGCCGAGAAGTTCCATTCCGCGTTGGTGCCGCACGCCGGCCCGGACACGAAGGTCTACCGGGAGGTGTGCCGGCTCGGCGCCGACCTGGCCGCGCTCGCCGAGGTGCGGGGCAGCCGGGTGGACGCGCAGGTGGCGATCCTGTTCGACTACGAGGCGTGGTGGGGCGTCGAGTTGGATTCGCACCCGAGCGTCGACGTGACCTACCTGGACCGGCTGCGCGCGCTGTACGACTCGCTGTGGCGGGCCGGCGTGACCGCCGACGTCGTCCACCCCTCGACCGACCTCACCGGCTACCGCCTGGTGCTGGCGCCCACCCTCTACCTGGTGCGGGACGCCGACGCCGCCGCGCTGCGCCGGTTCGTCGAGGCCGGCGGCTCGGCGCTGGTGACGTACTTCAGCGGGATCGTCGACGAGCACGACCACGTCCGGCTCGGCGGCTACCCGGGGGCGTTCCGGGAGCTGCTCGGTGTCCGCACCGAGGAGTTCTTCCCGCTGCGGGAGGGCGAGCGGGTGCGGCTTGACGACGGCGCCACCGCCGACGTGTGGACCGAGTGGCTGCACGCGGACGGCGCGGAGGTGCTGGCCGCGTACGCCGACGGGCCGTTGCCGGGCGTCGCCGCGGTGACCCGGCACGCGGTGGGGGAGGGGGCCGCCTGGTACGTCGGCACCCGGCTGGACGAGCCCGCCACGGACGCGCTGGTGGCCCGGTTGCTGGCCGAGTCCGGGGTGCGCCCGGTGACGACCGCGCCGCCCGGCGTGGAGGTGGTCCGGCGCCGCGACGGGGACCGCAGCTGGCTGTTCGTCCTCAACCACACCGGCGACGAGGCGCGGCTCGCCGTGGCCGGCGTCGAGCTGCTGACCGGCGCGACCTGCGAGGGTGAGCTGGTGGTGCCCGCCGGTGAGGTGGCGGTGGTCCGCGAGGACATCACCGTCGGCGGCTGA
- a CDS encoding DeoR/GlpR family DNA-binding transcription regulator — MLAQQRQSAILDLIRQRGGVRVSHLVSRFGVSDMTIRRDLEVLAERGLVDKVHGGATLAGPGSADEPGFAAKSVRQQAEKRAIAERAAVLVEPGMAIALSAGTTTAALARLLSEVRGLTVVTNSVPVADALYQDPRADQTVVLTGGIRTPSDALTGPVAEAAVSSLNVDLLFLGVHGMSPRTGFTTPNLLEAGVNRCLINSARRLVVLADHTKWETTGIATIAPLAAADVLVTDSGLPGEARATVGEQVGELVVVDAR; from the coding sequence ATGCTCGCCCAGCAGCGGCAGAGCGCCATCCTCGATCTGATCCGCCAACGCGGCGGCGTCCGGGTGAGCCACCTGGTGAGCCGGTTCGGCGTCTCGGACATGACCATCCGGCGGGACCTGGAGGTGCTGGCCGAGCGGGGCCTCGTCGACAAGGTGCACGGCGGAGCCACCCTGGCCGGCCCCGGTTCGGCCGACGAGCCCGGGTTCGCCGCGAAGTCGGTGCGCCAGCAGGCCGAGAAGCGGGCCATCGCGGAGCGCGCGGCCGTGCTGGTGGAGCCCGGCATGGCCATCGCGCTCTCCGCCGGCACGACCACCGCCGCGCTGGCCCGGCTGCTCTCGGAGGTACGCGGTCTCACCGTGGTGACCAACTCGGTCCCGGTCGCCGACGCGCTCTACCAGGACCCGCGCGCCGACCAGACGGTGGTGCTGACCGGCGGCATCCGTACGCCGTCGGACGCGCTCACCGGGCCGGTCGCCGAGGCGGCGGTCAGTTCGCTCAACGTCGACCTGCTCTTCCTCGGCGTGCACGGGATGAGCCCGCGTACGGGCTTCACCACCCCGAATCTCCTGGAGGCCGGCGTCAACCGCTGCCTCATCAACTCCGCCCGCCGGCTGGTGGTGCTCGCCGACCACACCAAGTGGGAGACCACCGGCATCGCGACCATCGCTCCGCTGGCGGCGGCCGACGTCCTGGTCACCGACTCGGGGCTGCCGGGCGAGGCACGGGCGACCGTCGGTGAGCAGGTCGGTGAGCTGGTGGTGGTGGACGCGCGCTAG
- a CDS encoding sporulation protein, which translates to MVFKKMMSAFGVGGPSVDTVLTNPNTRPGLTLEGQVNLLGGDASANIEQVVLSLVTRVEIEGHDTEYAGIMEFHRMVVSGPLQLSPKQQLAIPFQLPVPWETPITDVYGQRLRGMTMGLRTELAVARAVDKSDLDQVAVHPLPVHERILDAFHQLGFRFKNADLERGRIHGVQQTLPFYQEIEFFAAPQYAQTITEVELTFVTSQRGVDVVLECDKRGGFLSAGHDVFGRYHVPHTDADRPDWVQIVDGWLRETTSRYGSLRASYGHGGHGHGHGRGSGIGGMVAAGALGVAGGMLAGELIEDAFEGDLGEDFGFDE; encoded by the coding sequence ATGGTCTTCAAGAAGATGATGAGCGCGTTCGGCGTGGGCGGCCCCAGCGTCGACACGGTCCTGACCAACCCGAACACGCGACCCGGCCTCACCCTCGAAGGGCAGGTCAATCTGCTCGGCGGGGACGCGTCGGCCAACATCGAGCAGGTCGTGCTGAGCCTCGTCACCCGGGTCGAGATCGAGGGACACGACACCGAGTACGCCGGCATCATGGAGTTCCACCGCATGGTGGTCAGCGGCCCGCTCCAGCTGAGCCCGAAGCAGCAGCTGGCGATCCCGTTCCAGCTGCCGGTGCCGTGGGAGACCCCGATCACCGACGTCTACGGTCAGCGGCTGCGCGGCATGACCATGGGTCTGCGCACCGAGCTGGCGGTGGCGCGGGCGGTCGACAAGAGCGACCTGGACCAGGTGGCGGTGCACCCGCTGCCGGTGCACGAGCGCATCCTCGACGCGTTCCACCAGCTGGGTTTCCGGTTCAAGAACGCCGACCTGGAGCGTGGTCGCATCCACGGCGTGCAGCAGACGCTGCCGTTCTACCAGGAGATCGAGTTCTTCGCCGCGCCGCAGTACGCGCAGACCATCACCGAGGTCGAGCTGACCTTCGTGACGAGCCAGCGCGGCGTGGACGTGGTGCTGGAGTGCGACAAGCGCGGTGGCTTCCTCAGCGCCGGGCACGACGTCTTCGGTCGCTACCACGTGCCGCACACCGACGCGGACCGGCCGGACTGGGTGCAGATCGTCGACGGTTGGCTGCGCGAGACGACGTCCCGCTACGGCAGCCTGCGGGCCAGCTACGGGCACGGCGGCCACGGCCACGGGCACGGCCGGGGCAGCGGCATCGGCGGCATGGTCGCGGCCGGCGCGCTCGGTGTGGCCGGCGGCATGCTCGCCGGTGAGCTGATCGAGGACGCGTTCGAGGGTGACCTCGGCGAGGACTTCGGCTTCGACGAGTAG
- a CDS encoding ABC transporter substrate-binding protein — MSRPRTQAEYLARLVPPSVAGVNRRTLLAGAASAGALLGTGLLAGCGDSDSGDSGAKTVSLGSNQSDPKPKDVLAKVVDGFTTSSGVTVAVNTVDHNTFQEDINNYLQGKPDDVFTWFAGYRMRFFAARGLAGDLSDVWGKLSGYSDAFKKASTGDDGKQYFVPASYYPWAVFYRKSVWQQYGYQVPTTLDQLTQLTAQMKRDGLIPIAFADKDGWPAMGTFDILNLRINGYQFHIDLMAGKEAWTSDKVKKVFDTWAGLLPAHQPDSLGRTWQEAAQSLQQKKSGMYLLGLFVGQQFNNDEQDDLDFFTFPEIDPSIGAKALDAPIDGYMMARKPKAEDNARKLLEYLGSKTAGDITVKNDPSTLVANTQADVSGYTALQKKAAELVGSATEIAQFLDRDTRPDFASTVIIPALQQFIKDPKDIDGLTNSIENQKKSIFTS, encoded by the coding sequence ATGTCCCGTCCCCGAACCCAAGCCGAGTACCTGGCCAGACTCGTCCCGCCCTCCGTCGCCGGCGTCAACCGCCGGACGCTGCTCGCCGGCGCGGCCTCCGCCGGCGCCCTGCTCGGCACGGGGCTGCTCGCCGGCTGCGGCGACTCCGACTCCGGCGACTCCGGCGCCAAGACGGTGTCGCTGGGCTCCAACCAGTCGGACCCCAAGCCGAAGGACGTCCTCGCCAAGGTCGTCGACGGTTTCACGACCTCGTCCGGCGTCACGGTCGCCGTCAACACCGTCGACCACAACACGTTCCAGGAAGACATCAACAACTACCTGCAGGGCAAGCCGGACGACGTGTTCACCTGGTTCGCCGGCTACCGGATGCGCTTCTTCGCCGCCCGCGGCCTGGCCGGCGACCTCAGCGACGTGTGGGGCAAGCTCTCCGGCTACTCCGACGCGTTCAAGAAGGCGTCGACCGGTGACGACGGCAAGCAGTACTTCGTGCCGGCGTCGTACTACCCGTGGGCCGTGTTCTACCGCAAGTCCGTCTGGCAACAGTACGGCTACCAGGTGCCGACCACGCTGGACCAGCTCACCCAGCTGACCGCGCAGATGAAGCGGGACGGCCTCATCCCGATCGCCTTCGCCGACAAGGACGGCTGGCCGGCGATGGGCACCTTCGACATCCTCAACCTGCGGATCAACGGCTACCAGTTCCACATCGACCTGATGGCCGGCAAGGAGGCCTGGACCTCCGACAAGGTCAAGAAGGTCTTCGACACCTGGGCCGGCCTGCTGCCGGCGCACCAGCCGGACAGCCTGGGCCGGACCTGGCAGGAGGCCGCGCAGTCGCTCCAGCAGAAGAAGAGCGGCATGTACCTGCTCGGGCTCTTCGTGGGGCAGCAGTTCAACAACGACGAGCAGGACGACCTGGACTTCTTCACCTTCCCCGAGATCGACCCGTCGATCGGCGCCAAGGCCCTGGACGCCCCGATCGACGGCTACATGATGGCCCGCAAGCCGAAGGCCGAGGACAACGCCCGCAAGCTCCTGGAGTACCTGGGCTCGAAGACCGCCGGCGACATCACGGTCAAGAACGACCCGAGCACCCTCGTCGCCAACACCCAGGCCGACGTCAGCGGCTACACCGCTCTCCAGAAGAAGGCCGCCGAGCTGGTCGGCTCGGCCACCGAGATCGCCCAGTTCCTCGACCGGGACACCCGCCCCGACTTCGCCTCGACCGTGATCATCCCGGCGCTCCAGCAGTTCATCAAGGACCCGAAGGACATCGACGGGCTCACGAACAGCATCGAGAACCAGAAGAAGTCGATCTTCACCAGCTGA